A region of Sugiyamaella lignohabitans strain CBS 10342 chromosome A, complete sequence DNA encodes the following proteins:
- the DUR1,2 gene encoding bifunctional urea carboxylase/allophanate hydrolase (Urea amidolyase; contains both urea carboxylase and allophanate hydrolase activities, degrades urea to CO2 and NH3; expression sensitive to nitrogen catabolite repression and induced by allophanate, an intermediate in allantoin degradation; protein abundance increases in response to DNA replication stress; GO_component: GO:0005737 - cytoplasm [Evidence IDA] [PMID 14562095]; GO_component: GO:0005737 - cytoplasm [Evidence IDA] [PMID 22842922]; GO_function: GO:0005524 - ATP binding [Evidence IEA,IEA]; GO_function: GO:0004039 - allophanate hydrolase activity [Evidence IEA]; GO_function: GO:0004039 - allophanate hydrolase activity [Evidence IMP] [PMID 6105114]; GO_function: GO:0004075 - biotin carboxylase activity [Evidence IEA]; GO_function: GO:0016884 - carbon-nitrogen ligase activity, with glutamine as amido-N-donor [Evidence IEA]; GO_function: GO:0003824 - catalytic activity [Evidence IEA,IEA]; GO_function: GO:0016787 - hydrolase activity [Evidence IEA]; GO_function: GO:0016874 - ligase activity [Evidence IEA,IEA]; GO_function: GO:0046872 - metal ion binding [Evidence IEA]; GO_function: GO:0000166 - nucleotide binding [Evidence IEA]; GO_function: GO:0003755 - peptidyl-prolyl cis-trans isomerase activity [Evidence IEA]; GO_function: GO:0004847 - urea carboxylase activity [Evidence IEA]; GO_function: GO:0004847 - urea carboxylase activity [Evidence IMP] [PMID 6105114]; GO_process: GO:0000256 - allantoin catabolic process [Evidence TAS] [PMID 1938916]; GO_process: GO:0006525 - arginine metabolic process [Evidence IEA]; GO_process: GO:0008152 - metabolic process [Evidence IEA,IEA]; GO_process: GO:0006457 - protein folding [Evidence IEA]; GO_process: GO:0000413 - protein peptidyl-prolyl isomerization [Evidence IEA]; GO_process: GO:0043419 - urea catabolic process [Evidence IEA]; GO_process: GO:0043419 - urea catabolic process [Evidence IMP] [PMID 6105114]), which yields MNRLTSNGVKVAVSRRSARLFSTSGSQKNTTNIIPKPLKSLCVANRGEIVHRVHRTASRLGIKTSSVYTGPDRDLPSSISTPINLSLGSETSGYIDIERVVQTAKKNGCDSIHPGYGFLSENAQFAKRVREEGLVFVGPPQGAIEAMGAKDKSKEIMEAAGVPCVPGYHGSNQDPQFLKEKAGEIGYPVLIKAVLGGGGKGMRIVQSAEEFDQQLNSAKSEAKSSFGDDNVLIEKYITTPRHIEVQVFADKYGNTVALGERDCSVQRRHQKVLEESPAPGISEEIRQSLWEKARLAAKAVAYEGAGTVEFIFDNDTNKFYFMEMNTRLQVEHPVTEMVCGEDLVEWQLLIAAGFPLPKKQEEVQLSGHSFEARIYCEDPFKEFLPSSGKIVHMSLPSTGSPRIDFTFKEGSDISALYDPMIGKLIVHGKDREEALAKMYMALGELEVVGPTTNIEFLRRIVGSTQFGSNNPDGLETGFIPKNRDHLLQIKETPSAVYAQAAVATLLSETSAQGPFSMSPSRGGLSRAIEFRDHRADPESPNVRIDIQQIDDTQFLYSQDGGPQTKVSLARYDPESKALRIEFEDYAQFNNTVVIDPETHTVNVFQDGTQYTLQQPKPEWLAKALGIKEDKHSVIAPMPCAIAKVHVAPGDSVQKDQELVVILSMKMETTIRSPRDGVIKSVTHGVGDIVKQGVALIEFED from the coding sequence ATGAATCGTCTGACAAGTAATGGCGTGAAAGTGGCAGTCAGTCGCCGAAGCGCTCGACTCTTTTCAACATCCGGTtcacaaaaaaacacaacAAACATTATACCAAAGCCTTTAAAATCACTATGTGTGGCCAATAGAGGTGAAATTGTACATAGAGTACACAGAACAGCATCTAGACTGGGTATTAAAACCAGCTCTGTGTATACAGGTCCTGATCGTGACTTGCCTAGTTCCATCAGCACGCCAATCAACCTCTCTCTGGGAAGTGAGACCAGTGGGTATATCGATATCGAAAGAGTAGTACAGACTGCTAAGAAGAATGGTTGTGATTCAATTCACCCTGGATATGGGTTCTTATCGGAAAATGCACAATTTGCCAAACGGGTTCGAGAAGAAGGACTCGTATTCGTTGGCCCTCCACAGGGTGCAATTGAAGCAATGGGAGCTAAGGATAAATCGAAGGAAATAATGGAAGCAGCGGGAGTACCTTGCGTTCCTGGATACCATGGATCGAATCAGGATCCTCAATtcttgaaagaaaaagcagGTGAAATCGGGTACCCGGTTCTGATCAAGGCCGTTcttggtggaggtggtaaAGGCATGAGAATCGTCCAGTCAGCTGAGGAATTCGACCAACAACTCAATTCTGCCAAATCCGAAGCTAAATCATCATTTGGCGATGACAATGTTTTGATTGAAAAGTATATCACAACTCCTCGTCATATCGAAGTGCAAGTGTTTGCTGACAAGTATGGCAATACAGTTGCCCTTGGAGAACGTGATTGTAGTGTTCAAAGACGTCATCAGAAAGTACTTGAAGAgtcaccagcaccaggaaTCAGTGAGGAAATTAGACAATCATTGTGGGAAAAAGCTAGACTAGCCGCCAAGGCAGTAGCATATGAAGGTGCTGGCACTGTggagtttatttttgacaATGACACCAATaagttttattttatgGAGATGAACACTCGACTCCAGGTCGAACACCCTGTTACCGAAATGGTATGTGGAGAGGACCTTGTTGAGTGGCAACTGCTGATTGCCGCTGGATTCCCACTTCCGAAAAAGCAGGAAGAGGTACAGCTGAGTGGACACTCATTTGAGGCTAGAATCTACTGTGAAGATCCTTTCAAGGAATTTCTTCCATCCAGTGGAAAGATTGTTCACATGTCTCTGCCATCTACAGGATCACCTAGAATCGACTTTACTTTTAAAGAAGGATCAGATATCTCTGCTCTTTATGACCCAATGATCGGAAAACTTATCGTTCATGGCAAAGACCGTGAAGAGGCATTGGCTAAAATGTACATGGCACTTGGCGAGCTTGAAGTTGTTGGACCTACTACGAATATTGAATTCTTGAGGAGAATCGTCGGCAGCACCCAATTTGGGTCTAATAATCCTGATGGACTCGAGACTGGGTTTATCCCCAAGAATAGAGATCATTTGCTCCAGATCAAGGAAACACCATCTGCAGTTTATGCACAAGCAGCAGTTGCCACACTCTTATCAGAGACTTCTGCTCAAGGTCCATTTTCTATGTCTCCAAGCAGAGGAGGACTATCGCGTGCCATTGAGTTCCGGGATCACCGTGCAGACCCCGAAAGCCCAAATGTCAGAATCGACATTCAGCAAATCGATGATACTCAGTTCCTATATTCACAAGATGGTGGTCCTCAAACGAAGGTCTCCCTTGCTAGATACGATCCGGAATCTAAAGCACTTCGCATTGAGTTCGAAGACTACGCACAGTTCAACAACACAGTAGTTATCGATCCCGAAACACATACCGTCAATGTTTTCCAGGACGGAACTCAATACACTTTACAACAACCCAAGCCAGAGTGGCTAGCCAAAGCTCTTGGTATCAAAGAAGACAAACACAGTGTTATCGCACCAATGCCTTGTGCTATTGCGAAAGTGCATGTTGCTCCTGGAGATAGCGTACAGAAAGACCAAGAGTTGGTTGTCATCTTGAGTATGAAGATGGAGACTACTATCCGCAG